The Alistipes finegoldii DSM 17242 DNA segment TGCAACCCAAAAGTGCGAGCTGGGCTCCAACGTCATTGCGGATACGCTTGAGATCGTCTTCATTCTCCGCCCAAGTCATCACATTACAATGGCAGCGAACGGAACGAAGATTACCTACATGAGCTTCCGAAAGATACAGATCGATCCACTCCTTGTTCACGGCATTCGACCGGGAATACTGCGACAAGGAATTCATATTACGTCCCATGCGTTCGAAGCGTTCGAGAATCTCTTCGTGGTTCTCCAGAAAGATAAACTGATTGTAAACGTGATCGCATCCGAGCAACAACCCAACGGGTGCGGCAAAAGAAAGACGGCAATCACTGCGATCGGTAGAAAGCCGCTCGTAACGGGTGTCCGTTCCGACCTGCTGGGGCAGGTCATCCAAATCGGTGAGCGTATGCATACAGAGGATCTTGTCCCCGATCATCATTCGCCCCGGATCGAGCTTTATATCCTCGTTTACCGAATGTTCGAAGTTGAGCGTGAAATACTGGTTCAGGATTCCCGGAGTCTTTTCATCCCCAAGAATCTCTTCGGTCGTAAGACGCCGGATTCCAATCAGACCGCTTTCACGGATAATGCTCTCGGCCTGACCTACGGCATCCAGAAAACGGCTTATAGCTTCGGGATCACGAATCTCCTTTGGAATGATAAAACCCCGGCACAACGTCGTGAAATTGCTCTGCTGGCTGATACGCTCTTTGGTTGTCTTCGTCAGGAAAAGGTAACAGGCATGCTCAAGGTAAGGCCGTTCATTGAAATGCCGTTCAAAAGAGCGGGAGAGGAAACTTTGATCGCCATCCCGATTCTCCGGCCGATACTTTTGCGACAGAAACCAGTCCTGTTTATGAACAACGGAGTAATCGGGTAGGACTTTGATTGCTTTCAGTCAGGTAGCATGAATCGCTTCGTATTCTTTGGTGGTCACGGAAAACAGTTCCGGCAGTTCAACCCGAAATGCGACCGTTACATCAGCCTCTTTACTGACGATGCAGCCATGTTCGACAGCCATGATTGGAAACTTATCTTCCAATGTATTTTTTTTCAAAATGCTTTTCATAAGTGTTTGGGATATTAATCCTTTTCAGGCATTTGAACCTCTTATCGACAGCTAAAGGTCCCGGATTCCGCTCGTTCTGGCGATGAGCCTTACAAGGGTTTTCCGAGAACTTATCCTCCGGGGAAACCGATGCCGCGCAGCAAGTTTCATCAGCCCGTGAGCCCCATATTCGGCGTTCAAATGAAAAGTGAACCAGACCAGCGCAGTACCCAATACCAATGCAATGGTGATACATACTACAGGAGGTGCGCCCATCATGTACAAGACGACAAAAAGGACAAATACGCCTAACAATCCTCCGGCGAAAATGAAGACATACTGCGCTCTGAGTCCTTTAAATTCAACTTGTTTGCCAACGCCTTTATTAATCATGTACTCGGCCATCGTTAGAGGAAGAACGATTCGAGAACGACACCCACGATTACAAGGAAAATGCAGGCTCCAAACCAACTGGCAGCCGTTTTTGAAGTGTCCGGGTCTCCCGACGAGAACTTTTGATAGACTTTGATGCCGCCGATCAAGCCAACGACAGCGCCTACGGCATAAATTAATTTCGTTAAAGGCGCAAAATAACTCGTAACCATTGAGGTGGCATCCGTGATGCCTTTAATACCATTGCCCTGAGCCATAGCTGCGCTGGCAAGAACGACGGCCATCAAAGTCAAAATCAGTTTTTTATTCATTTTTTATGTCTGCGTTTTAAAATTATTAAAAACCGCAGACCGCGCACTTCGGAAGATTGGCGGCCTGCGGTCGTCAGTCTTCGTTAGTGCGTTCAGGTCAGTCAGCCTGAATCGAAATAGAGCATTTTCATCGCTTCGTAGTTTTTGGGTTTAACAATTTAACTGTAAGCACCTGCATCGAAATTATCAATGCCGTACTTCTCTTCATCCGTAGGTTCCAGCAGGTCCCGTTGTTCATCGGCTTGTGCAAGTTCCAACTGTTCGGCAACTTCCCGGCGAATTTGTTCTTCATCGATGATCTCGATAATCTCCTCCTCTCCGTCACCGCCATTGACAGGAACAAATCGCGCCGCAGCAAAACCTTTGTCTTCCCACCTCTGCGGCTGTTTCTTTTCTGCAGGGCGGGGTGTCTGCGTTCTCTGAAAGGCCGGAGCCCTCCATTCCATGATCCGCGGCTCCTGCTCAACCTTCGTCGTGGCTGCAAATGTATCATCCCCGGCAGTTTTTGGTTCTCTTTTCGGGCCGATGTCACCCGTTGGCTCTTTCTGGCGTGAAACATACCGCTTCTTTTCAACCAGATTATCGTCCGTCAGCGTAGATATTACCTCCTGTTCGGGAGACGCCAAGGGTTGTTCGGGCGAACTGCGGCAGGAAAATCGGAGTATAGGACCGAACCATTCCCGAAGCAAAGACCGCCATCCGTCAAAGAAAAGTTGTGCGAGTTTTCCTTTAAACAGGAACTTGTCTACATAGAGATATGTAGAAAGGCTTCCCAAGAGTATTATTAGGATTGTCTTCATGCTACAATATGTCTTTCGTATTCTTCTGACGATGCAATCTGTTAATCTCATCCCGAAACAATTCAAGATGATGGGCAAGGATATTTTCGGCAAAGGATGTGACTGAAATCCTGCTCCATCCCAACCGGCGTACTACATCTGAGAGTTTCTCTTTAGTCTTTGAACTGATGTATATTGCACTGCGCTGCTGCACGACATGTTCGCAGAGGAAAAGCCGCTCATAGCTCGATATAGGGCGAGGTTTCGCTGGTTGAGGAGGTCTTTGTTCAGTAACAGCCCCTTTCACCTCTTGCTGTACATTCTCTTCGGTTCTGTTCGCAGAGTCGGTCTTGCCGGTTTGCGCCGTGGGATTATTCAGCACGGAGCCCGAAGGACTGCGGCGCGACGCCACTTCTCGCAGGAGGATTTCATCAAGATCAATCTCCTCCAATTTTTTCTTTCCTGCCATGCCTATTCCTCCTCGACGATTTTGCAGATTTCAGCACACAGAGAATCGAGACAGCACTCCGCAACGAAAGACCGCTCACCGGGGAAAAGCGTCGAACGGCATATAGCGCCGCCTTCGGGCCGCAATTCTTTACTGAAACGAAGGCGCTGCGGGATGTTGGTTTGCATCATCGGGAGCCCGAATGCGGCCAAAGCCTTCTCGTACAGATCGTATAGTGGCGTGCGT contains these protein-coding regions:
- a CDS encoding DUF4134 domain-containing protein, whose translation is MNKKLILTLMAVVLASAAMAQGNGIKGITDATSMVTSYFAPLTKLIYAVGAVVGLIGGIKVYQKFSSGDPDTSKTAASWFGACIFLVIVGVVLESFFL
- a CDS encoding DUF4133 domain-containing protein; the encoded protein is MAEYMINKGVGKQVEFKGLRAQYVFIFAGGLLGVFVLFVVLYMMGAPPVVCITIALVLGTALVWFTFHLNAEYGAHGLMKLAARHRFPRRISSRKTLVRLIARTSGIRDL
- a CDS encoding DUF3408 domain-containing protein, with translation MAGKKKLEEIDLDEILLREVASRRSPSGSVLNNPTAQTGKTDSANRTEENVQQEVKGAVTEQRPPQPAKPRPISSYERLFLCEHVVQQRSAIYISSKTKEKLSDVVRRLGWSRISVTSFAENILAHHLELFRDEINRLHRQKNTKDIL